In Phycisphaerae bacterium RAS2, the DNA window TGGATTTCGTCGATTGATTGCGAGATTCTCGCGATGCCGGTGTCCAGCCCCTCGCCGAGGTGCGCCCCGGGGTGCACCACGAGCAGCTCCACCCCCAGCGCCTCGCAGCGCGTCAGTTCATCCGTCATCGCATCGATGCTCTTGGCGAGGTTCACCGGGTCCGGCGCGGCCAGGTTGATGAGATAACTCGCATGCGCCGTGACCGGCCCGACGCCGGTTCGCTTGCGCGCCTCGCGGAACAACCGCACCTGCTCATCCGAAAGCGGCGCGGCCTTCCATTGCCGCTGATTCTTGACAAATATCTGAATGCAGTCGAAGCCCAGCCGCACGGCCCCATCCAACGCGAGGTGCAAACCACCGGCGACGGAAAGGTGCGCCCCAATTGAAGATTTCACAGTCATATAGGATCACCCAAAATCAACCACTAACTCACGACTTGTCTTGTAACCCCTTTCAAGATTGACCCTTACAATCTCCGAGATTGGCAATTCACAACCCGTGCACGAAAGGCCTTGTCAACATTGGCTGCGCTGATAGCATTCCCGCCCGAACAGCTCGCTGGCCCAGCGGATGGGACAAAACCAGCAGAAGGGAAGCTTGAATTGTGAACTGGTTGAGGTGCAATTGGAAGGCAATAGCGTCCATCATCATCTTACTCTGCACGATTGTAGGCACTGTAAATGCACTCATCGGCTCGAGACTTGCTGGGGAGCAGGCTTCCATTGCCCGGTCGACGGCAAGGCCAGCTGTTACAGCAAGGATAACTGGTGCCGAGTTTGACAGGAAGTATGTTCGGTTAGAGGTCGAGATCAAGAACGTGGGCCAATCATCGGCTTATATCAGCCAAGTTGCAATGGTTTTCAATAAAGACATAAGAAATCGCCTCCTTGAGTGCATGTCCATTGATGTGCTGCATGCAAACCAGCTTCGCAGGGAGATACTTATTGTCAGCAGAAACCTTGTAGTTGATAATCGATATCTAGATGTAGTTCGATCGCTTCAAGCGATGAAGAATCCCGAATTCATAGTCACATACGGTTCAACAATTATCGATCGCGAACAGTTCGTCGAGCTGTTCAGAGGCGACCGAATAAACTGGGAAGATCGATCTTGGGTCGGAATTCACAACTAGTGAGCGATCATACGCTACTGAGAGGCTTCGTCACGTCCGCAGCATCGCCATGAACTGATCGAACAGATACTGCGAATCGTGCGGACCGGGGGCGGCTTCGGGGTGATACTGCACGGCGAAGACGCGCAGGTCGTCGTGCGCGAAACCTTCCAGGCTCTTGTCGTACAAGTTCGTGTGCGTCACGCGGCCGCCGATGGCCTCGAGGCTCGGCACATCCACCGCGAACCCGTGATTCTGGCTGGTGATCTCGACGCGGCCGGTGTCGTGGTTCAGCACGGGGTGATTGGCGCCATGATGGCCGAACTTGAGTTTGTACGTCTTGGCCCCCAGTGCGAGGCTTAGCAGTTGATGGCCAAGACAAATGCCGAAGATCGGCTGCTTGCCGATGAGTTTCTTGAGATTATCAATCGCCTCGGTGACCGTTTCCGGGTCGCCCGGCCCGTTGCCCGCGAGGATGCCGTGCGGTTTTCGTTCGAGTATCGCCTCGGCGCTGGTGGTCGGCGGCACGACATGCACCGTACAACCCGCCCCGGTCAGGCTCCGCAGGATGTTGTGCTTGATGCCGCAGTCCAGCGCCACGACGCGCAGGTCTGCCGTGTGTCCGTTCTCCGGCGACCACACCGTCTCGCCGTCGGGCATCACGCGGCGCACGAGATTCTGCCCGGCCATCAATGGAATCTCCTTGGCGCGGCGAACGAGGTCAGCCGGGTCGGAGATTTCCGTCGTGATGACGCCGCGGAGCGCGCCACGCTCGCGCAGGCGCTTGGTCAGCGCGCGCGTGTCGATGCCGGTCAGACCGATGATGTTCGCACTTTTGAGAAACGCGTCGAGATCGCCCGTCGCGCGCTGGTTGCTGTAGACCCGCGAGAGCTCCTTCACGACAAAGCCCGACAGGAATTGCCCGCGCGATTCGAGATCGTCCAGATTCACGCCGTAGTTGCCGATCTGCGGCGCGGTCATCGTCACAATCTGCCCGCAATACGACGGATCAGTCAGAATCTCCTGGTAGCCCGACATGGCCGTATTGAAGACGACCTCGCCAGCGGCCGTGCCCGCCGCGCCGAACGATCGCCCGGCGAAAACGGTGCCGTCTTCCAGTCCGAGATAGCAGTTTGGTCGATTCATTGTCTATTTGTCACATGTCCGCCGGGCACTGCCCGATTGATGCTTCTCAACGAGCCGGTAAGGATCCTTCGGTTGGTGGCTGCCGTGGTTCACCGGTTCCTGCTATTGCCCAAGCTGTTTCACGTCGTTCAGATCCTTTTCGCGACCAGCGGCTCGCTTGTTGGCGATGAGATCGTCCCGACCGATGATTTGCACGGGTACGCCATCGATCATGACATTCAGCCGGCGCGCGTAGCACACTGCAAACTCAACGCCGGAGATGCGATTGATTACCTCAATTCGAACTGGCGGCACGCCCATCCGGACCACCCGGCCCGGCGTCTGGAACAACTCGGCCGTCGCGCCGGCACCGGAAAATCCAAACTTCGCCAGGACGGCCAAGGCTCTCTGTATGTTGGCGGCATCGACGGCGATCCAGATATCCAAGTCCCCGGTCGGTCGCGGGTAGCCGTAGTAACTGACGGCATAGCCACCGACCAGGAGATACTCAACTTTCTCCGAGTTGAGCAACGCTAAGAACTCTTTGAAGTCGGGCGGTAGCCGCGTTTCCATAAGCCATCCGGCGAAGATATTCCAATGCACGAAGCCGCTCGTCCGGCGACTTGTCACGCCAGTAAAGCCCCTCGTCATCCTGCTCGTCAAGCGACACGACCGAGAACGCCGAGCGGTCCAGGCGATACGAGTTTTCGATGGTGTCCGCAGATTCGTCCATGCTGCACCCGCGTCATTGTATCAGCCCTCGTGCTCGATGCGAGGGAACCGCCTCGATAAGCGTCTTCCCTACCGTATCCCCGCCGCGTAGTCCTGCAGCGCTCGCACGCGAAGCGCCTCTTTCGGTCCCATCCCCTTCATCGCACGAATTGCCGCAACGGCTGCCTGCGCGCCGGAGATGGTCGTGATGAGCGGAAGGTTTCGCGCCACGGCAGCGGCACGCCAGCGGCCCTCTTCCCACGCCGCGCCATAATGGACAGGCGTGTTAATCAACAGGTCCATCACGCCGTGATTGATGATGTCGAGCAGGAAGCCCTCCGGCGCGCCGGCTCGCTTCGACACGACGACGCTGTGAATGCCCGCTTCCTTCAGCACGGCATGCGTGCCGACCGTCGCAAACAACTTGAAGCCCAGTTCGATCAGCTCCCGTGCGATCGGCACGATGCGCGGTTTGTCCGGATCGTTCACGCTCACCAGCGCGTTGCCGGAAGTCGGCAGCGACAACCGCGTGGCAATCGCCGCTTTCGCGAAAGCCAGCCCGAACGAATCATCAATGCCCATCACCTCGCCGGTGCTGCGCATCTCCGGCCCCAGCACCGCATCGACCCCGGGAAACTTGTTGAACGGAAACACCGGCGCCTTGATCGACGTCATCACCGGGCGCACGCGCCGCCCCACACCGCGCTCCCACAACAAATCGCGCAGATTGCCTCCGAGCATGACCGCGGTCGCGATCTTAGCCCACGGCACGCCGGTCGCCTTGCTGACGAACGGCACGGTGCGCGAGGCGCGGGGGTTCACTTCGAGCACATAGACCTTGCCTTGCGCGATGGCGAACTGCACGTTCATCAGGCCGCAGACGCCGAGTCGCCTGGCGAGCAGTTGCGCTTGGCGCTCGATCTCGCGAATCAACTCCCCTGAAAGCGAGTGCGGCGGGATGGCGCAGGAGCTGTCGCCGCTGTGGATGCCGGCCTGTTCAATGTGCTCCATGATGCCGCAGACAACGCAGTCGCCGTTGGGGTCGTTGGGCGTGCGGAAATCGGCGACGGCATCGACGTCGATTTCGGTGGCATCAAGCAAAAACTTGTCGATGAGCACCGGGTTTCCGCCGGACGTTGCGGGTGAGCTTCCCGTGTGCACGGGGTTCGCCCGGTCGGTCGCCTCGAACGCGCGATGCACATAACGAATCAAGTCGTCTTCGTTGTTGCAAAGTTCCATCGCCCGGCCGCCCAGCACGTAGCTCGGACGGATTAACACGGGATAGCCGATCTTCGCCGCGATGCGCTGCGCCTCGTCGGCATTCCGCGCGATGCCGTTGGCCGGCTGCAACAAGCCAAGCTCGTTCAGGATTTTTTGAAACTCGTCGCGGTCTTCCGCCATGTGAATCGACTCGGGCGGAGTGCCGATGATCGGCGCGCCGGCGCGTTTCAACCCCTCGGCGAGATTCAGCGGCGTTTGCCCCCCGAACTGCACAATCACACCGCGAATCTGCCCCTGCGCCGCAATCGCCCGCAAGACGCGCGTTACGTCTTCCAGCGTCAACGGCTCGAAAAACAGCACGTCCGACGTGTCGTAGTCGGTGCTCACAGTCTCCGGGTTGCTGTTCACCATGACCGTGCGATAGCCCAGCCGCTTGCCTTCCATCGCCGCATGCACGCAGCAATAGTCAAACTCGATCCCCTGGCCGATGCGGTTCGGGCCGCCGCCCAGCACCACGACGTGCGGCTGCGGCGCGATCTTCAACTCGCCTTCCACCCCACTCACCACGCGACCGTCCTGCACGCACAGCAGCGGCTCTTCGTGCGTCGAATAGTAATACGGCGTGGCCGCCTCGAATTCCGCCGCGCAAGTATCGACCAGCTTGAAACAGCTCCCATCCTCCGCGGCACGATGCAGATCGCGCGGCGTCATCAGCGCCGGCATCTGCAGCGCCTGCGCCAGCTGCGCACCGCTGTACCCCAGCATTCGCCCGCGACGAAGAAACTCCGCACCGATCCCCACGCCGCCGTGCTGCGCCGCCGCGCGAACCTGATCGGCATGCGACAGAATCTCCTCTTCGAACTCCACCAGCTCGCGCCACTGATCGAGAAACCACCGATCAATTCGCGTCAGCTCGTGAACCTGCTCCACCGTCCAGCCCATCTTGAACGCATAGCGAATGTAATACGGCCGACCCTGGCACGGCTTTTCCAGCTTGTCCCGCAATGCCCGGGCATCGATCGGCCAGCTTGTCGCCGTCGATTCGTCCACATCCGGCGGCGCCTCGCCCAGACGACTGCCGCCGACCATCACCACTTCGGTCGCGGCGGCATTGCCGTTGCCGTTCGTCGGCGCGGCCGACGAATCCGCTTCCGCGCGCCGGCTCATCGAGCGATACGCGCCCGCCTCGCCGCCGGCGTGTCGCTTGTGCGCCGCGGCCAGCCACCGGTCGTTGCGATCCAGTCCGTAGCCCGGCCGCTGAATCTCCATGCTGCGGACGCATTTCTGGAACGCCTCTTTGAACGTGCGGCCGATGGCCATCGCCTCGCCGACGCTCTTCATCTGGGTCGTTAGCGTTTCGTCGGCCTCGGGAAACTTCTCAAACGTCCAGCGCGGAATCTTTACCACGCAATAATCAATCACCGGCTCGAAGCTTGCCGGCGTGTTGCGCGTGATGTCGTTTGGAATCTCGTCGAGCGTGTAGCCCACTGCAAGCTTCGCCGCCACCTTCGCAATCGGGTAGCCGGTCGCCTTGCTGGCCAGCGCCGATGAGCGCGACACGCGCGGATTCATCTCAATCACGCATTGGCGGCCGGTCTTCGGATCGACGGCGAATTGCACGTTGCTGCCGCCGGTGTCAACGCCGATCTCGCGCATGATCGCCTGCGCCGCGTCGCGCATCTTCTGGTACTCGCGATCGGTCAGTGTCTGCGCCGGGGCGACGGTGATCGAATCACCCGTGTGTACTCCCATCGGGTCGATGTTCTCAATCGAGCAGATAATCACCACGTTGTCCTTGCGGTCGCGGATGACCTCCAGCTCGTATTCCTTCCAGCCGTACAGCGATTCTTCAATGAGCACTTCGCTGATACGCGATGCCTTGATGCCGCGCGCCGCGATGGTCTCGAACTCCTCCATCGTGCGACAGAACCCGCCGCCCTCGCCGCCGAGCGTGTAGGCCGGGCGAATGCAACAGGGCAGGCCGACTCGCTGCAGCACTTCGCGCGCCTCGTCCATGTTGTGCGCCGTGTCGCTCTTGGGCACATCCAGCCCGATGCGGATCATCGCTTGTTTGAAGGCCGTGCGGTCCTCGGCCATGGTGATGGCCGCGGGGGATGCGCCGATCAGCTCGACGCCGTGTTTCTCAAGAATGCCGAGTTCGTGGCACTCCATGGCGCAGTTCAGGCCGGTCTGTCCGCCGAGGGTGGGGAGCAGCGCATCGACCGGCTGCCCGCGCGCCGCCTCGGCCGCGAGAATCTTGTCCACGAACGCCGGCGTGATCGGCTCGATGTAGGTGCGGTCTGCGAACTCCGGATCGGTCATGATCGTCGCCGGGTTGGAGTTGATAAGCACGACACGGTAGCCTTCGGCCCGCAGTGCCTTGCATGCCTGCGTGCCGGAGTAATCGAACTCGCACCCCTGCCCAATCACAATCGGCCCGGAGCCGATCAACATGATCGTCTTAATATCTTCCCGCTTGGGCATGTGGCTTCGAACCCTCTCCCTGATCCGATCCGGGGCGACCCCCGGCTGACCCGCGCGTCGGCGACCGCGCAGCGCCTCATTGTAACCCCCTTTGCCGCGACGGGTTAGTCCCCTCGGCCTCGGCTGGGTTGGCAAGGCAAGTCACGATCTTCCCCTCTGCATTCGGGTGGGCACCTGCTCGGCCCAAGCGTATAATGCTGACGGCCGGAAAAGGGTGCGATTCATCAAGAATCGGTTGTGTTGACCGAACGCATCCGGGATCAACAGACCAGAAGAGCCGACTCGGTATGACTCGAACCACAGTCATCATATCCTACTCATCTTTTCAGTCGCCCGAGCCGTTCGCCTGGCCCACGATGCCCTCCGTCCTTCAACGGGAGATCGTAAAATGGCTGGTCGAAAAGTTTCGGGGGCCGAATGTAGCAAGCTGATCGCGTTTTTATTCTCGTTTCTCGTCGCGGCATCCTTCGCGCTGGAGGTGCGCGCACAAAGCGAGCCGACGTTTCAGATTGCCAATACCTATCCCGGCGCTGGATATCCACATCTCGTTGCAACTCATTTGGCGGTTGAGGAGGGCAACGGCACGGTTCTCTACATCGGTGGTCGATTCACCTACGTTGGAAACATCGCCTCTCGTGGAATCGCCAAATGGGACGGCCGTGCCTGGAGCGGCCTCGGCGGCGGCGTTGGCGCTTGGTACGTGGGAGGAAAGGTGAACGCCATAGCCGCCTATCGCGGCAAGATCATTGCAGGAGGATCATTCCAAGATCCGGACAATCCGGACATGCGCAACATCGCCGCATGGGACGGCCATGTTTGGAGTCCGCTCGGATCAGCGGGCGCTATGACCATTGGGGGGATTCGAGCGCTCTGCGTAGTCGGAGATTCACTCTATGCTTCCGGTAGCTTTACGGTCAACGACACGGTTTATCGACTTGGCAAATGGGACGGTCTGTCTTGGAGTATTGTTGAGCCCAATCCCAACGGGCAAATTGAGTGCATGACCGAGCACAGAGGAAAACTCATCGTCGGGGGATTCTTTAATACGATTGGCGGCACAGCGTTTAATCGCGTTGCTGCTTTTGACGGAAACTCGTGGTCGACGCTGGGCAGCGGTTTTACCAATTTCGTTAGGGACTTGGTTGTATACAAGGATCAACTTGTCGTAAGCGGTCGCCTTGAGGGAGCAACAACACCCACTGGAACCATTGCCGCAACGTGGACTGGCGATTCATGGGCTGCGATAGGGATCTCAAACAACCCATATACAGAAGGATCATGCATGAGCGTGGTTGATGATCAACTTTATGTTTTCGGAAGTTTCCCCGGGCTGGTTGCCTTTGGCAGCAACTTTGCCGCCCGATGGGACGGAGACTCTTGGATGGCGATTTCTGAAACCGGCCAAAATGATCAAAACATTACTGGAATAGCCAGAATCGGTGAACGGTTGATTGCAACTCGAAGTGCCAACGTCACAACACCCTCCGGGCAACAAACGAATCTCACGGAACTCGTAAACGGCAAATGGAATGCCATCCTAAATGGCATGCAATCAGGTCCTGTTGCCGTATTCTCCACACAAGGCCGACTCCTTGGCTCTTTCTCCAAACGCCTCATCCCAGGCGGGCCGATTTTCTACCAATTGCACGAGTGCATCGGCGGGGAATGGAAGCCCTTTTCCGTCGACTTGTTCGATAACAAGATCATCGCCGTTGAAATGATCGACGGTGATCTCTTCGTCGGTGGACAATTCAAAAACGTCGCGGGTCGTGCAGCTAGCAACCTCGCCAAATGGAACGGAGTCGGCTGGAGCAACGCCGGCGCGGGCCTGTGTCATCCCACGGCAACGGGCGACCTCGTCAATGCGATCAGGAAATATCAAGGCAGGCTCGTTGTGGGAGGCGTTTTTAGCGCCGGAGAAGTGCGCGGTACGACCGTCGTGGCTCAATGGGACGGCACACAATGGCAACCGCTCGCCGAGGGACTCGTTAAGATTTCAAGCGGAGTCCGGTCTCTTCGCGTTCGCGGCGACCGACTAATCGTAGGCGGTTCGTTTCGACACCCAGTCGATCCTCGAATTATGAACATTGGCACGTGGGACGGTGTCAATTGGAGTTCACTGGATGAAGGTCTGCCCACGACTGTTGTTGGAATCGTCGAGTTTCGCGGAGAACTGATTGCAGCGATATCCCAAAATCTGGTCGAGAATACATCGGTCGTTCAGTGGACCGGCACGCAGTGGCGTGCCTTTGGAAACACCAAGGTGAGTAGCACACTTCAGTCGATTGAAGCGACTGATGACTATGTTCTCATTCGCGGCAATTCCAGTCTATATCTTTCACAGCATGACCGATTGGACCCGTACATCGACGCCCGGGTGCTCGCCTATTCAGACGGCGCATCCTGGAAGCCGCTGGGGCAAGGGATCCTGAATCTGGATTTGCCAACCTATATCACCCCTTCTTCTTTCGCAGCACATGAAAACGTTTTCTGGATTGCGGGCAACTTCCATACCACGGGTGAGGTCGTTTCGCCATTCATCGTAAAATGGGGGCCGCCGTAGGAAGCGACGCGCGGCTCCGGGGTTCACACCCACCCCCGCGCCCAATACTCCACCCACGCCGCGCACTCATAAATCACCTCCGGCAGCACGCGCAGGCGCGACTTGATCGCCTGCGGCGCGCGCTTCACGCGCGTCCAGCGCGGCTCGCGGAAGATCAGCCGGCGATAGCCAGCCTTCTCAAACACGGCCTGGCTCCGCGCCATGTGCATGAAGTTCGTCACGACGATGCACCGCGCCGTCGCCGGGTCCAGCGTTGTCGCCTGCCGAATCCCGCGCGGGTGGTCGGCCGTCGTCCATGAGAGGCGGTCCACGACGATGCGTTCGGGCGGCACGCCCCAGTGGATCGCCATTTGTCTCATTTCCTCCGCGGCTTCGTCGTGATTGCTCACGACCACCGTCGGCGCGTAGCCCTCTTTCCACAGTTCGGCCGCCTCCAGCACCCGATACGGCTCGCCGCCCAGCACGAGGATGTAGTCCGACTTTTCCAGCTCGCCCTGACGGTCGAACTTGAGGTAGGTGACGTCCAGCAGCGGGGTGAATAGCAGCACCGCAAAGAAAAGCCCAACCGCCGCAAGCAGGCGCACGCCCCATGTCAGCACACGCCGCCGGCGCGATCGACAAGGCAGCCTGCCCGTGATATGGCCCGGCTGCGCCGCTGCCGACGCAAGCAACGACTGATCTCTCGCGTCCTTCGGATTGGCGGGCATTGTTTTTTGCGGCGTCGGTTGCATGGGCACACTTTCGTACGTCCGCGAATCGCTCGGCTGCGAATCGTAGCCGAAAGGGACCAGCCGCCAACCCATAGGCCTCTCCGACGCGAACGATCGACGATGACCTGTCGTAAGCAGGAAGTGATGCCACGAGCGGGTGCGGCATTTAGCGGCTGTCCGAGTATGTTCTACGCGTCAAGCGGTCGTGACGATCGCCCGAAGAGCATGATTCGGTGGCGATCCGCGCGCGGTTGTCGCTACAATCCGATAATTGATCCGTGATTTCGCTCCGAGCCGCCGCGCGAAACACCGCGGCCGACCGCCGCCGCAGAGCCGACAGACCATGATCGACGCAAACACCCAGCGCGAACCGACCACGCCATCCGGCGCACGCTGCTTCGTCCACGCGCTGACGATCGACGTGGAGGACTATCACAATGTCATTGCGCGGGACTGGCTCGGCCGCGACGGGCCGCCGACGGACGCGGTGGTTCGCAACACCGATCGATTGCTTCAGCATTTCGCGGATCACGGCGTGCGCGCGACGATGTTTGTACTGGGCGAAGTAGCCGAGACGTTTCCCGACCTGGTGCGGCGCATGGCCGGCGCGGGGCACGAGATCGGCGTGCACGGATACTATCACCGGCAGGTGTTCAAACTGACGCCGGAGAGTTTTCGCGCGGAGGTCGAGCCGGCGCGGAAGCGGTTGCAGGACCTCACCGGGCAGCCGGTGGCAGGGCATCGTGCGCCGGCCTTCTCAATCATGCCTTCGACGCAATGGGCGCTGGAGGTGCTGGCGGACGCCGGCTTTGAATACGACAGCAGTATCTTTCCGATCCGCGGGCGACGGTACGGCTGGCCGGGCTTTCGGCATGACATTCATCGCATGACGCTGCCGTCAGGCCGGACGATCATCGAAGCGCCGCTCTCAACCGTCGCGGTTCTGGGCCGCGCGATGCCGGTCTGCGGTGGCGGCTACCTGCGACACTTTCCCGCCGCGGTCACGCACTGGGCGATGCGCCGCGTCGGTCGCCTGCGCCCGGCGATTCTCTATACCCATCCATACGAAATCGAGCTGCCATTGCCGCCGCTGGACACGCGTCATCTCGCGCCCGATGCCGCTCGACGCACACGCCGCTTTCACTGGCTTCAGCGCCGCAACCGCCATACCGTCGAACGGAAGATCATCGGCCTGCTAAAGCGATTCCCGTTTGCGCCGCTGGGCGAGGTTATCCAGCGCGCGATTGTTCGCCATGCATCCGGCGCGCTTGTCGCGCCTGGCGCGGCGTGCGACAATTCGGCCATGAATCCGTCGGCGGCCGCCCCCACGCGCACCGTGGCTCAATCCCTTGCGGAGCAAGTCCCGTGATTTCTCACGCCGGCAATGAATCTGGCGCAGTCTTTTCGCCGACGCCATCGGCCGGCTCGAACGGCTCCTCGCGCGAGGTGGACCCTCGATTGAGCACCGTTCTAATCACGAACGGCAACCTGCTATCCATGTTGTCGCTCGGCGACTGGCTGTACCATCACGGGCACCACCTCAAGGCGGTCGTCATCACGACGAAGCTGCCCTCGACCAAGTCCAACGTAACCGGCCTGTGGAAGATGTTCTGGCGGAGCGGGTTTCGTTATACCTATTTCAAGCTCAACACGAATCGGTTTCTGCCGTCGCGCCTGGCAGCGCGCGGGATGCCCACGACGATCCCGCAGCTGATCCGACTTTACCGGCTGCCGACGGACGTCATCTATGCCGACAACATCAACGATCCCGACGTGATACGCCGCGTGCGGGCCTACGAACCCAGT includes these proteins:
- the pgdA_2 gene encoding Peptidoglycan deacetylase, which produces MIDANTQREPTTPSGARCFVHALTIDVEDYHNVIARDWLGRDGPPTDAVVRNTDRLLQHFADHGVRATMFVLGEVAETFPDLVRRMAGAGHEIGVHGYYHRQVFKLTPESFRAEVEPARKRLQDLTGQPVAGHRAPAFSIMPSTQWALEVLADAGFEYDSSIFPIRGRRYGWPGFRHDIHRMTLPSGRTIIEAPLSTVAVLGRAMPVCGGGYLRHFPAAVTHWAMRRVGRLRPAILYTHPYEIELPLPPLDTRHLAPDAARRTRRFHWLQRRNRHTVERKIIGLLKRFPFAPLGEVIQRAIVRHASGALVAPGAACDNSAMNPSAAAPTRTVAQSLAEQVP
- a CDS encoding Cortical protein marker for cell polarity, which gives rise to MAGRKVSGAECSKLIAFLFSFLVAASFALEVRAQSEPTFQIANTYPGAGYPHLVATHLAVEEGNGTVLYIGGRFTYVGNIASRGIAKWDGRAWSGLGGGVGAWYVGGKVNAIAAYRGKIIAGGSFQDPDNPDMRNIAAWDGHVWSPLGSAGAMTIGGIRALCVVGDSLYASGSFTVNDTVYRLGKWDGLSWSIVEPNPNGQIECMTEHRGKLIVGGFFNTIGGTAFNRVAAFDGNSWSTLGSGFTNFVRDLVVYKDQLVVSGRLEGATTPTGTIAATWTGDSWAAIGISNNPYTEGSCMSVVDDQLYVFGSFPGLVAFGSNFAARWDGDSWMAISETGQNDQNITGIARIGERLIATRSANVTTPSGQQTNLTELVNGKWNAILNGMQSGPVAVFSTQGRLLGSFSKRLIPGGPIFYQLHECIGGEWKPFSVDLFDNKIIAVEMIDGDLFVGGQFKNVAGRAASNLAKWNGVGWSNAGAGLCHPTATGDLVNAIRKYQGRLVVGGVFSAGEVRGTTVVAQWDGTQWQPLAEGLVKISSGVRSLRVRGDRLIVGGSFRHPVDPRIMNIGTWDGVNWSSLDEGLPTTVVGIVEFRGELIAAISQNLVENTSVVQWTGTQWRAFGNTKVSSTLQSIEATDDYVLIRGNSSLYLSQHDRLDPYIDARVLAYSDGASWKPLGQGILNLDLPTYITPSSFAAHENVFWIAGNFHTTGEVVSPFIVKWGPP
- the carB gene encoding Carbamoyl-phosphate synthase large chain, whose product is MPKREDIKTIMLIGSGPIVIGQGCEFDYSGTQACKALRAEGYRVVLINSNPATIMTDPEFADRTYIEPITPAFVDKILAAEAARGQPVDALLPTLGGQTGLNCAMECHELGILEKHGVELIGASPAAITMAEDRTAFKQAMIRIGLDVPKSDTAHNMDEAREVLQRVGLPCCIRPAYTLGGEGGGFCRTMEEFETIAARGIKASRISEVLIEESLYGWKEYELEVIRDRKDNVVIICSIENIDPMGVHTGDSITVAPAQTLTDREYQKMRDAAQAIMREIGVDTGGSNVQFAVDPKTGRQCVIEMNPRVSRSSALASKATGYPIAKVAAKLAVGYTLDEIPNDITRNTPASFEPVIDYCVVKIPRWTFEKFPEADETLTTQMKSVGEAMAIGRTFKEAFQKCVRSMEIQRPGYGLDRNDRWLAAAHKRHAGGEAGAYRSMSRRAEADSSAAPTNGNGNAAATEVVMVGGSRLGEAPPDVDESTATSWPIDARALRDKLEKPCQGRPYYIRYAFKMGWTVEQVHELTRIDRWFLDQWRELVEFEEEILSHADQVRAAAQHGGVGIGAEFLRRGRMLGYSGAQLAQALQMPALMTPRDLHRAAEDGSCFKLVDTCAAEFEAATPYYYSTHEEPLLCVQDGRVVSGVEGELKIAPQPHVVVLGGGPNRIGQGIEFDYCCVHAAMEGKRLGYRTVMVNSNPETVSTDYDTSDVLFFEPLTLEDVTRVLRAIAAQGQIRGVIVQFGGQTPLNLAEGLKRAGAPIIGTPPESIHMAEDRDEFQKILNELGLLQPANGIARNADEAQRIAAKIGYPVLIRPSYVLGGRAMELCNNEDDLIRYVHRAFEATDRANPVHTGSSPATSGGNPVLIDKFLLDATEIDVDAVADFRTPNDPNGDCVVCGIMEHIEQAGIHSGDSSCAIPPHSLSGELIREIERQAQLLARRLGVCGLMNVQFAIAQGKVYVLEVNPRASRTVPFVSKATGVPWAKIATAVMLGGNLRDLLWERGVGRRVRPVMTSIKAPVFPFNKFPGVDAVLGPEMRSTGEVMGIDDSFGLAFAKAAIATRLSLPTSGNALVSVNDPDKPRIVPIARELIELGFKLFATVGTHAVLKEAGIHSVVVSKRAGAPEGFLLDIINHGVMDLLINTPVHYGAAWEEGRWRAAAVARNLPLITTISGAQAAVAAIRAMKGMGPKEALRVRALQDYAAGIR
- the carA gene encoding Carbamoyl-phosphate synthase small chain, whose protein sequence is MNRPNCYLGLEDGTVFAGRSFGAAGTAAGEVVFNTAMSGYQEILTDPSYCGQIVTMTAPQIGNYGVNLDDLESRGQFLSGFVVKELSRVYSNQRATGDLDAFLKSANIIGLTGIDTRALTKRLRERGALRGVITTEISDPADLVRRAKEIPLMAGQNLVRRVMPDGETVWSPENGHTADLRVVALDCGIKHNILRSLTGAGCTVHVVPPTTSAEAILERKPHGILAGNGPGDPETVTEAIDNLKKLIGKQPIFGICLGHQLLSLALGAKTYKLKFGHHGANHPVLNHDTGRVEITSQNHGFAVDVPSLEAIGGRVTHTNLYDKSLEGFAHDDLRVFAVQYHPEAAPGPHDSQYLFDQFMAMLRT